CGTCTCGATGACCTCTTTGACGGAAAAACCGTTTCCATTTCCAAGGTTGAAAATCTCGCTTGTTTTATTCGCCTGAAGATATTCAAGCGCCAGGATATGGGCTGCGGCCAGATCGGTGACATGGACATAGTCTCTGATACAGGTGCCGTCGGGCGTATCGTAATCGGTGCCGAAGACCTTGATATTCTCCCTCTTGCCCGCAGCAGCGTCCAGCGTCAGCGGTATCAGATGGGTTTCGGGTTCATGGTCTTCCCCGATTTCCGCATCCGGATCAGCACCGGCTGCATTGAAGTAGCGCAAAGATACATATTTCATATCATGGATATTAGAAAAATCCACCAGCATCCGTTCAACCGTAAACTTACTGAAGCCATACGGATTGATCGGCATTGCGGGATGGTTTTCAGGTATGGGAATTGTTTCAGGATTGCCATAAACGGCGCAGGTGCTCGAAAAAAC
This region of Desulfobacterales bacterium genomic DNA includes:
- the galE gene encoding UDP-glucose 4-epimerase GalE, with the translated sequence MIGKHKPEAVMHFTAFAYVGESVENPGKYYRNNVAGLLTILEAMRDHGIRNIVFSSTCAVYGNPETIPIPENHPAMPINPYGFSKFTVERMLVDFSNIHDMKYVSLRYFNAAGADPDAEIGEDHEPETHLIPLTLDAAAGKRENIKVFGTDYDTPDGTCIRDYVHVTDLAAAHILALEYLQANKTSEIFNLGNGNGFSVKEVIETARKITGKNITAIESERRPGDPAFLVGTSDRIKKVLGWNPKHAGIDDIIQTAWNWHKISIAQ